The following is a genomic window from Caldisericaceae bacterium.
TACCCTAATCTTGAAGAGGATTTAAAGTTTGGAAGAGTAATTGTTCTTTTAAATGGTGTAAATATTGAAAAGTTAATGGGACAAAATACTGATTTAGCAGATTTTGACTTAGTTAGCCTAACCTTAAAGGATAACAGTATGATAGACTTCTTTCCACCGGATGGTGGTGGTTAAATACAGGAGGTAACATGTTGGAGTTAGAAAGTATCAATGGAAAAAAACTAAAAAAAGGTTTAACAGACGAAGAAGTTAGTGAAAGGTTAAAGCAATTTGGTAAAAACTCATTACCTACTGAAAAAAGGCCCTCAATACTTGCAAAATTCATAGATCAATTTAAAAATTTTCTCATTTTAATATTATTATTTGCAAGTGTTATTTCAATGGTTTTTGGAGAAGTAGTTGATTCTATTGTAATTATTGCTATAGTAATTCTTAACGCTATTCTTGGCGTAGTTCAAGAACAACGCGCTGAAAATGCTTTAGAAAAAGTAAAACAGCTTGTAACACAACGCTCAAAGGTTTTAAGAAATGGAAAAATTGTTGAGATATTATCTGAAGATATAGTCCCACATGACATAGTCCTTCTTGAAGCAGGAGATAAGGTCCCCGCCGATGGAGTGGTAGTTGAAGAAAAAAGTCTTTTTATAGATGAATCTTTTCTTACAGGGGAGTCTATCTCTGTAAAGAAAAATGTTTTAAAAGAAAACATATCAGAAGATTGTTCTGTATATCTTGGTTCAACTGTTGTAAAAGGAAAAGGAAAGATAGTTGTACTTAAAACTGGCAAGAATACAAAACTTGGTCAGATTGCCCAAACAATAAAGGAAACTAAAAAGCAAAAAACTCCTTTAGAGATACAGTTAGATAATTTGGGAAAATTACTCGGAATACTATTTCTAATTGTAAGCGGTATCGTTTTTATTATTGGTTATTTAAATGGCGGCAATTTCATTGATATGCTATTAATGAGCGTAAGCCTTGCTGTTGCTGCAATTCCTGAAGGACTACCTGCAGTTGTTACAATAGTCCTTGCACTTGGAATTTATGAAATGGCTCGTAAAAATGCTGTAATAAGAAACCTTCCCACGGTAGAAACCTTAGGATCTGTAACTTACATTTGCACCGATAAAACTGGGACTCTTACACAAAACAAAATGAAACTTGTCGGAGTTTCTGAAAATAACAAACTCTTACAAAAAGAAATAAACGAAAAAAATATATCAAAAGAGCTACTAAAAGCAATGATTCTATGTAATGATGCAACGAAGGAAAGAGGGGATCCAACTGAAATTGCTCTCATTGAATTTATTGATGATAAAACAATCACGGAAATGAGGGAATCGTATAAGCGAATTGATGAAATTCCTTTTACTTCGGAAAATAAAAGAATGACCACAATACACGAAACTGAAGACGGATACCTGTCTATATGTAAAGGTGCTCCAGAAGTTGTGCTTTCCTTATCTGAATTTGAATTGGTTGATAATGAAGTTGTCCCTCTAACGAAAGAAAGAAAAAACGAGCTTATAAAATTTATAGAAGACTTTTCTCTTAATGGGCTTAGAATACTTGCATTTGGTAAAAAAACGTTAAACAATCTTAGCGAAAATCCAGAATCCGATCTTATTTTTCTGGGTTTTGTTACGCTTAAGGACCCTCTAAGAGAAGGAGTAAAAGAAGCAATTGACAAATGTAGAAAAGCGCATATTAAACCCGTAATGATAACAGGAGATCATCCAATAACTGCATATGCAATAGCAAGAGAACTCGATTTTCCAGAAGGAGAAGTAGTAACAAGTGAACAAATAGAGAAATTCGATAACGAAAAATTTGAAGAGGCAATTAATAAAATCAGTATTTTTGCGCGAATTAACCCCCTTGATAAACTCAAAATAGTCGAAGCCCTTCAAAAAAGAGGAGAAGTTGTTGCAATGACTGGAGATGGTGTAAACGATGCACCAGCCTTAAAAAAGGCCGATATTGGTATAGCAATGGGATTAAGTGGAACAGAAGTTGCAAAAGAAGCAAGTGATATGGTGCTCATGGACGATAACTTTGTAACGTTGGTTGATGCAGTATTCCAAGGTAGAGTTATCTTTGAAAATATCCGAAAATTTATCGTCTACCTTTTATCATGTAATATTGCAGAAGTTATGATTATGTTTTTTGCACTGATTTTAGGTTACCCTGCCCCACTTTTACCCATACATCTACTCTGGTTGAATCTTGTAACAGACAGTTTTCCTGCACTTGCTCTTGGAACAGAAAAAGGTGAAGAAAACGTCATGAATAAACCACCAAGAGGCAAAAAAGAACCAATACTAACCAAATACCACTACAGCATCATAATCGTGCAAAGTATTGCTATAACTGTTGCAACACTTTTGGGCTTTAT
Proteins encoded in this region:
- a CDS encoding MoaD/ThiS family protein; protein product: MARITVFLHGDLKEKLGKERMFLKASKIEDLLSELNDIYPNLEEDLKFGRVIVLLNGVNIEKLMGQNTDLADFDLVSLTLKDNSMIDFFPPDGGG
- a CDS encoding calcium-translocating P-type ATPase, PMCA-type, producing MLELESINGKKLKKGLTDEEVSERLKQFGKNSLPTEKRPSILAKFIDQFKNFLILILLFASVISMVFGEVVDSIVIIAIVILNAILGVVQEQRAENALEKVKQLVTQRSKVLRNGKIVEILSEDIVPHDIVLLEAGDKVPADGVVVEEKSLFIDESFLTGESISVKKNVLKENISEDCSVYLGSTVVKGKGKIVVLKTGKNTKLGQIAQTIKETKKQKTPLEIQLDNLGKLLGILFLIVSGIVFIIGYLNGGNFIDMLLMSVSLAVAAIPEGLPAVVTIVLALGIYEMARKNAVIRNLPTVETLGSVTYICTDKTGTLTQNKMKLVGVSENNKLLQKEINEKNISKELLKAMILCNDATKERGDPTEIALIEFIDDKTITEMRESYKRIDEIPFTSENKRMTTIHETEDGYLSICKGAPEVVLSLSEFELVDNEVVPLTKERKNELIKFIEDFSLNGLRILAFGKKTLNNLSENPESDLIFLGFVTLKDPLREGVKEAIDKCRKAHIKPVMITGDHPITAYAIARELDFPEGEVVTSEQIEKFDNEKFEEAINKISIFARINPLDKLKIVEALQKRGEVVAMTGDGVNDAPALKKADIGIAMGLSGTEVAKEASDMVLMDDNFVTLVDAVFQGRVIFENIRKFIVYLLSCNIAEVMIMFFALILGYPAPLLPIHLLWLNLVTDSFPALALGTEKGEENVMNKPPRGKKEPILTKYHYSIIIVQSIAITVATLLGFILSLKRTGNIDEARTIAYIILVLSELLRAYSARSFEGYIFKLGIFTNKFMNFSFIFGILLLVSTIYIPPMRVIFKNTIPTIKEAIDILLLAFLPFVISEFSKIIRKDEYGN